The DNA region CCCAATGTTCACGGTGTCGAAACCCAGCTGATCGTAGAAGTCGGTGACGAAGGCTGTCGCGCCCGAATCGTCGCTGGCGGTGGCCAGGGCTCGCCGCCGTGGATCGCCCGCCGGGTACCCATCGCTGGTGATGTCCTTGGCCATGATGTGGTTGAACGCCTTCGCGACCTTCGAGGTCGGCAGGTGCTGCTGCAGCAAACCACTGGTCGTGGTCTCCCCACGATCGAGGGCCTCGATGTGACCGTCGCGCTCCCAGTAGTAGTTGTTGGCGTCGAGCACGATCTTGCCGGCCAACGGCTCCACCGGGACGTCGCGGTAGGCGCGGAGCGGCACCGCGACGATGGCGACGTCCGCGGCGGCCGCTGCCTCTGAAGCCGTGGCCGCGCGAGCTCTTGGGCCTAGCTCGCCGATCAAGTCGCGCAGGGTCTCTGGTCTTCGCGAGTTCGCAATCACGACGTCGTATCCGAGTCCGACAGCCGCCCGGGCAACCTGTCGACCGATATTGCCTGCTCCGATGATGCCGAGTGTCGTCATACTGGCCGCAACGTCCCGGCGGCGCCGATATTCCGCCGTCGCCTTGGTTCGGACGCTGAACGCATCGCCTCAGTCCTTCACCGCCGCGACGATGACGAAGTTCGGAAGTCGTGTGTGCGCCTCGATGCCCTGAATCGTGCTCTCGTGCGCAACCACTGCGTCGAGACGTGGCTCGCACACCTCGGCAATGCGACATCCCAAGGCGATGACCTCATTGATGTATATCGAAATACTGTTCTGTCCGGTAGTGGCCGAGAGAGCTCCGGGTCGGCAGGAGCTCTTCGAACGCGGGGTGATGAACTGAAAACACCAGGCGGCCACCAGGTCTCAGGGACTCAACACACGACGCCAGCGCCGCTTTCCAGTCCGGGATCGACAGGAGGACCGGTCAGGCCCGGGTCGGGCTGATATATCACTTTCATGAGGTGGCTATCTCTCGTAGTGGTAGCGGCACGCCGCGACCCGCACCTCGTCATCGACAACCTTGTAGACCAGACGGTGCTCGTCGTTGATCCGGCGAGACCAATAGCCCTGAAAACCGTGCTTCAGCGGCTCTGGCTTGCCGATGCCCTCATTGCCGTTTCGCATGACGTCCCGGATCAGCTGGTTGATCCGGTTGAGGAGCTTGCGGTCCTGCCGCTGCCACCACAGATAATCGTCCCAGCCCCGAGTGCTGAAGACGACCTTCACTCCATCAGCTCCCGCTCCACACCTTTCCCAGACTCGAGCTCGTCGATGGATGCGAGCAGGCGTCGCGCGTTGGCTGGGCTGCGCAGCAGGTACGCCGTTTCCTTGAGGGACTCATAGTCGTCCAGTGACACGATGACCGCAGGCTCGTGCCCGGCCCGTGTGATGACGACCTCCTCGCGGTCGTTGACGACCGCGTCGAGCACCTCGGCGTACTTTGCGCGAGACTCCGTGTAGCTCATAGTCTTCATGACCACCTCCGTACAGAAAACTGTACGTCATGGTGGATCGCTGAGCAAGTGATGTGAGACTCGTCGCGTGCTGCCTCCGCTTGTCATTGAGGGACTCGCCAACGTTCGCGACCTCGGCGGCCTGCAGCGCCAAGACGGTTCGGTGACACCGACCGGGGTGTTCATCCGTGCCGAGATGCTCGATCGCTTGAGCGCGTCAGCATGGGGGAACTCCGAACTCACGGTGTGCGCACCGTCATCGATCTGCGACGACCATGCGAGTACACCGGAGACGTACCAGACGACATCCGACTTGTGCGCGTGGACTTGGACGGTGACGAACGGGATTTCTGGGATCCGATTGAGTTGAATGGTCGGTGGGGAACCCCTCTCTACTACCTCGCGCACATCCGGGATCTTCCGCACCGGCTTGCCGAGGTGCTGAGGGCAATCGCAACTGCCGACGATGGCGCAGTTCTCTTCCACTGCGGAGCCGGGTGGGACCGAACCGGACTCGTCGCAGCGGTCCTTCTGCGCGTTCTCGACGTCACCGATGACGCCGCTACCGCCGACTATCTGGTGTCCTTCGCGAATGCCGATGCGATGGCGAGACTTCACGGACGATCGTTCGATGTCGAGGAGCGCCACGAGGTTCTGGCCCGATTTGGTCACACCGCAGAGTCGGCGTTTCGTAGCATGTACGGCGACCTCGAACTCGACGAGTGGTTCGGTATCTCGGGTATTGACGACGAAACACGTGTCGTGATCGATACTTGGCGAGGGTCAGTAACAAGAAGCCGTTCAGCGCCGACCAGGACGTGCTGACAAACCCAGCAAGCTGACTGACGGCCACCTCGGCGTGGTCCAGGCTCGCTGTGGTCATGGTGTGCGAGCCTGCCGCAATGAACCTCCGCTCGGCGCGACAGATGACATCGATCTTTCTCATCCGCGCTGACCGGATGCTGCTCCTGTATCGGGTCGGGTCGTCTGCTGTTCGAGACTCGTGGGTCGGTATCGGTGGCCACGTTGACCCCGACGAGATTCGCGAACCAACCCAGGCTGCGCTCCGTGAACTGGAGGAGGAAGTCGGCCTGTCCCCTGATCAGATCCGCGATCTCACGCTGCGGTACGTCTCACTCCGAGACAACGGTGAGGAGCTTCGGATCACCTACTACTTCACTGCCACGTCCCACCAGATGTCCCCGATCCCGACGAATGCACAGAGGGCGAGCTCCGCTGGTTCCAGATCGCCCCCGACATGGCGGACCTACCTACCCATGCCACCGACCACGTCCGTCGCACTGAAGCATTGGCTCTCGCGAGGTAGACACGACAATCTCCTGCGGTCGATCGTCATGGCATCCGACGGGCCTCACGTCCTTCCGCTCGCGGGAGAGTGAGCTACTCGCCCCGTATTCACCACCCGTATTCAGAGGACGACCTACTCACCGAGCCGAGACTCAGCATCGACGGCCTACCGTGGGTTCATGTACCTGGAGAACCTCGTCTTCGACGCCGTCGATCCACAGCGACTAGGCCGGTTCTGGGAAGCCGTGGTCGGTGGCGAGCGGCTCACCGACGAGCCCGGCGGGTTCGAGACCCGGCTCACCGTCGAGGGCGGTCCGGTGCTGGACCTGTGCTTCCAGCGCGTCGCGGAGCCGCCATCGAAGCTGCCGAGGCTCCATCCGGACCTTTACGGCGGCCATCGCCAGCAGGAGGAGGTCGATCGGCTCATCGGTCTGGGTGCTCGGCCCCTCGACATCGGCCAGGGCGACGTGCCCTGGGTGGTGCTCGCTGATCCGGAGGGCAATCCCTGCTGTGTGATGGAGGACCGGGCGGCGTACGTCGACACCGGCCCAATCGCGGCACTCCCCCTCGATTCCGCCGACCCAGACAGCGACGTCGGGTTCTGGTCCTGGCTGACCGGCTGGATCGAGGCACCCGGCGCGGGTCTGCCGTCGCTGCGCCATCCATCGCGGCGGGGGCCGCTGCTCGAGCTGTGCCCTGAGCGACGCCCCAAGGACTCCCCGAAGAACCGGCTACACCTCGACGTCCGGCTCGAGCCGGAAGAGGATCCGGACGGGATTGCCGTGGCCATCGCCCAGCGCGGAGGCCGAGAACTCCCCCGCGATCGTGACGACCTGCCATGGCGGATCTATGCCGATCCCTCGGGCAACGAGTTCTGCGTGCTGCCTGCTCGAAGCTGAGCTCTCAGTCGAAGGCCGACCAACAGATGTCGCTACGCAGACGCTGGTCGTCCAGCACCAGTTCCCGGATCTCATCGGGAAGCTGATCGCGCTGCCACTGGCACTCGAGCCGACCGGCGACGCCGGCCTCACCTGGTGGAGCAACAGCGCGTACGGCCTTGATCGCATAGGCGGCCGCACCAAGATCGTGTGCGGCAACGTGGGCCACGGCGCCGGCCTGTCCGGCGGCATACGCCGCGAACCGTGCTGCTCCCCTCTTGTCACGCGCCGCGCCCATGGCGTGACCGCCGGCGGCGCGGGACTCCATCATCGTGACCTCGCCACGAACCCAGGCGCGGATGTGGTCGATCGCCTGCCGTGGTCGCGGATCACCAGGATGAGCGGACTCGAACAGCTCCAGCACATGCTCCGCGCAGGACGCCGCCCAGAGCGCCAGCAACCGGTGGTCGGAGTCCGTCAAGGTGCCGCCACGACGGATCGTGATGAACCGGGGATCCCGCACGTCAGGGAGGATCATGACAACGACGACGCGTCTTCCGCAGCTCGCGCGCCGATGCCGACTTCACCTACGGCCATGTCCAACGACTGTAACCCTGTGCCAGCGCGGTGTTCGGTCCGGGCAGGTCCCCACTGCCCGGACCGAACGCCCCCCATCAGGTGGATCAGTTGCACCATCCCGGCGCCCGGCCGACGTTGGTGACATAGCGCGCAGCCACCCAACGGCCGTCGGTCAGGTAGTACCACTTCTTGTTGCCGTCGACGCTCTTCCCGTTGAGCTTGCAGATGATGTCAACGCCAGCACCCTTGCCGAGAGTGCCGGCCGACGCAGCAGCGGTGGTCGGAGCGACGCGCTTGGTGAGCGTGGTGGTCGTACGGCCGACGAAGCGCTCGTCGTTGCCGCACCAGCGTGGCGCCGGTCCGACGTTCTCGACGTACCGAGCCGACACCCACTCCCCCAGCGTCGGTGGCAACGCGTACCAGATGTTGTTGCCGTCGACCGAGGTGCCACGCACCTTGCAGACGATCGGGAAGACCTTGCCCTTGGCAATCGAGCCCTTGGCCGCCGACGCAGTTGTCGGTAGCGCTCGGACCGTCAAGCCGCCATTGGCAGTCGCCCTTCCGTCATAGGAGTCCGCCGCCGCGGCCGATGCCGCACCGAGCGTAGATCCGGCCAGCACGACGCCGAGTACCCCTCCGGCGATCCTGACAGTTCGACCAGACATGGTGATCAACCTCCTTCGGTGGATAGAAGTAACTCCTTTACGCTCCGAGTGCCGAAAAGGTTGCTTTGATACCTACTGATCAGTAGCGCTCACCCCGACCGGCGTGCCATGGCACCCTTGAGTTCGACTTCGAGCCCGTCCAGGAAGTAGCGCAGACTCCGCTCGACGACGCGGTCGAGGCTGAAGTCGTACGTGGTGTGGACCAGCCGATGGAGATGCGGATAGCCGGCCTCGGTGACGATGGCCCGCAGAGCCGGCAACTGCTCGTCCATCCACTCGTCGGCGTTCAGCCCGGTCGCCGCGGTGGCCGCTGTCTCGGTCTCGAGGTTGCTCGCCATCCCATGGATCAGGCCGAACAGGGCCAGGTGGATGTCGAACCGCGTGGACAGGTCCAGCTCGTATCCGTTCAGTGCCGACAGCACCCACTCGGTCCAGCCGATGCCGCCGGGCACGATCGGCGGACGAGCGAGCGACAGTGTGGCGGCCAGCCAGGGATGCCGGCGGAACAGCTGCCATAGCCCGCGGCCCGCGGCCTCCAGACACTCCCGCCAACCGGCGTCACCTCGCTCGGGCGGCTGCCACTGGGCGAGCGCTGCATCGAGCATCTTCGTCCGCAGATCGTCCTTGTCGCTCACGTACCGATAGAGCGACATCGGCGCCAGGTCCAGTTCGACGGCCAGCCGGCGCATCGACACGCCGTCCATGCCCTCGGTGTCGGCGATGGCGATCGCCGTCGCGACCACCACCTGGGTACGCAAGGGTGCCCGGCTGGTCGCTCGGGGCTTGGGCCGCCGCACCACAACGCCAACCCCGGGCAGGGTCTCGGCGAGCCCGGCCTCCCGCAGACCGGCATGGACGCGGGTGGCGGTCGCGATCGCCACGTGCCAGTCGCGACTGATCCGGCGGGCTGACGGCAGCAGATCTCCCGGCGCCAGCTCGCCAGAATCGATCCGCGCGCGGAGCTCGGCAACGATCCGCTCAGACGCGGAAACAGGCATCGGCTGACCTCCAGTGTCCTAGTACGGAAGCAGTACAGTCCGGCAGGATTGCCTCTGTACGCCGTACTTTCACTGTATGGCAAATATCTTGATCAGCGGGGCCGGGATCGCCGGCCCAAGTGTGGCGTTCTGGCTCGCCGGCTCCGGTCACCGGGTCGTCGTGGTCGAGCGGTCCGCCGATCTGCGACTCGGCGGACAAGCAGTGGACCTGCGCGGCGCCGGCCGGACCGTGATCGAGCGGATGGGTCTGCTGCCCGCCATCCGGACGTTGGCACTCCGGCAACGGGGCATGTCCTGGGTCGATGGTCGCGGCCGGGTACGGGCCCGGATGGGGGTCGACGCGTTCGACGGCGAAGGTTTCATCTCCGAACTGGAGATCCTGCGTGGCGACATCGCCAGTGTGCTGTTCGACGCCACGCGCGACGCGGTGGAGTATGTCTTCGACGACACCATCACCGAACTCGCCCAGGATGCCGACGGTGTCGATGTGGCCTTTGCCCGGACGCAGCGGCAGCGGTTCGATCTCGTCATCGGCGCCGACGGGCTGGGTTCGGTGGTGCGGAACCTGGCATTCGGCGACGGCAAAAGGTCGCTGGGCTGCCTCATCTCCTGGTTCACCGCGCCGGACCCTGGCGATCTTGACGGCTGGTATGAGATGTATCTGGCCGGGAGCGGTCGGAACGCCTCGATCAGACCAGGCCGAGTCGCCGGCGAAGCCAAAGCCTCGCTGGGCCTGCGGATGCCGCGTGGGATGGCCGTGCCGACCAGCCGTCAGGAGCAGAAGGAACTGTTGGCGCGGCAGTTCGACGGAGTCGGCTGGCGGGTTCCGCAACTCATGTCAGCCATGGAGAACGCCACCGATTTCGCCTCGGCCGAGCTCGGCCAGATCCATCTGCCGAGCTGGTCACAGGGACGAGTGGCACTGATCGGCGACGCCGCCGCGAGCCCGAGCCCGCTGACCGGTCTCGGCACCAGCGTGGCGCTGGTCCAGGCATACGTCCTGGCCGGCGAGCTGCTCACCGCCAACGGGGATCACCGCCGGGCCTTCGCCCGCTACGATCAGGTGTGCCGGCCGTACGTGACCAGCGCCCAGGAGCTGCCACCCGGCGGCGCTGCGGGATTCGCCCCGAGGAGCGAGCTGGCAATTCGACTGCAGACGCTGGGCATGCGGTATGCGACCCGATGGCCGATGCGGCCGATGCTGGAGAAGCAGTTCAGCAAGGCGGCCGATCTGGCGCTCCCCGACTACCCGGCCGTGCCTGAGAGCTGATGGGCTCGGGGTAGCCTCCCACCGTTGACAGCGGATCTGGAGGAACACTTGATGGCGACCTACACACATGGTCATCACGAATCGGTCTTGCGGTCCCACCGCTCGCGGACAGCGCAGACCTCGGCGGCTTACCTGCTGCCGCTCCTGAAGCCGACCGATCAGCTGCTCGACGTCGGCGCCGGACCCGGCACCATCACCGCGGACCTTGCCGGACTGGTCGCCAAGGTCACCGCGACCGAGATCGGTCCCGATGAGTTGGAGCTTGCCCGGGCCACTGCTGCGGATCGGAACGTCGTGAACATCGACTTCCGGGTCGCCGATGTCCATGCGCTCGAGTTCGACGACGCGACCTTCGACGTGACCCACGCGCACCAAGTGCTGCAGCATGTCGTCGACCCGGTGCAGGCGTTCCGCGAGTTGGCTCGGGTGACCAAGCCCGGAGGCATCGTGGCCGTTCGCGACAGCGACTACAGCGCGTTCTGCTGGTGGCCCGCTCTCCCGGAACTCGATACCTGGCTCGATCTCTATCGGACGGCGGCCCGGGAGAACGGCGGCGAGCCGGATGCCGGACGCCGGCTGCTCTCCTGGGCTCATGCTGCCGGGCTGATTGATGTCGTTGCCACGTCGAGCACCTGGTGCTATGCCACGCCCGAGTCTCGAGCTGGCTGGGGAGGGATGTGGGCCGACCGGATCATCAACTCGGCGATCGCCCGACAGCTCATCGAGTCGGGCCATGCCACGTCCGCCGAGCTCCAGGCGATCAGCAAGGCCTGGAACCAGTGGGCAGCCGACGATGACGGCTGGATCTCGATCTTGCACAGTGAGGTCGTCTGCCGCATCAGCTGACCCACCGCCCGAGCAGGCGCCACCTTGGCTAGAGGGCACTCGTCACATCGGTTTGGCTGAAGTCATCGCCCGTGAACAACAGTGGCGCGCCCTGAGCCGATTTGCTCGGCACAGGGCGCCACCCCCCGGTCCCCCATCTCTTGGTCGGCAGCCAACTGGGCTCCTGGCACCGGTCGCCAGCAGTGGGCTGCCGCCCGACTAGTCGGTGGCCAGTCCGGCGATGCCGTAGTTCATCGTCACCCGCTCGGTGTCGACCGAGGTCAGGGTGCCGTTGGTGTGGATCCGGAACGACTGGACCGAGCCGTCGCCCAGCCGAACCTCCAGATAGCGGCCGTCCGGCGTGACAGCAGCATCGGTGGGACCGGCGCCGGTGGATCCAGCGATCGCCTTCACCAAGGTGAGCGAGCCGTTGCGGTGAACTCGATAGCTGGAGATGGAGTTGCTGGCCGCATTCACCACCCAGGCATAGTGCCCAGAGACCACCACCCAGCAGGCCGCCGCCTGGGTGTTGCCGAGGGCTTTGGTGACCGCACGGAAACGTGGCGCCACTCGATAGGACGACGCGGACCCGGACGCGGCCTCGGAGACCACCAGCGTGCCGTGCCGGTCGAAGTCGAAGCCATACGGCACCATGCCGGCGGATGAGTGCGCGTGCGCGCGGCTCGCATAGCCGCGGCGGACAGTGAACGTGTCGATCGCGTTCGTGCCCCTCTCGGTCACCACCAGGCTCCTGCCGTCGGGGCTGAATTGGACCTGCGCGGCATCGGTCATGCCGCCGCCCTTCGGATGAGTCAGGTGTCGGGTCGAGCCAGGCAGCTTGCGCAGCTCGCCCGACGGCGTATAGCGAAAGCCGGCGATGGCGTCGCTGTCATGGTTCAGGACATAGCCGATCCCGTGGTGCACGGTCACGCTGACCGGATGCTCTCCCCCGCTGGAGATCCGGTCGCGAAGACGCAGGCTGCCGCCCTTGGTGCTCAGCACCGAGACGCTGTCATCACCCCCATTCACCACGAACAGCAGCGAGCCTTCCCGGGTGACGCCGCCCTGGGAGGCGAGTGAGGCACCCGTACCGCGGCCGCCGGTCGCCACCGTGCCATGGGCTCGCAAGGTGCCGTTCGCGGTTCGATCGAAGACGGCAATCGCATTGCCGTTGGCGTTGTTGGTGGCCTGATAGACGTGACCCGCGACCGGAGCTTGGCTCGCCTGTGCCGTCCCGCTCAGTCCGAGCGTGGCACCGAGTGCCACCGCGGCGACCAGTGACCGGCCGAGCAACCGCTGAGTCTTGGTGATCATGCTGAGATCCCTTCGAGAGTTGGAGAATTGGTGACCACTTGACGGTAGGGCGGCAGCGACACCGAAGTCAGCGCACGTAAGAACCTCGTCACAACCTGGTGAGATGCCCGTAAGGACCGCCGATCTCCGCGGCACAACGTCACCATCTCGTAAGCCCGGCCCGTGGTGTCGGCCGATCGCGACGCTCTAGCGTGGACGAGTGGCTCGAGTCCTGGTCGTCGACGACGACCGCACCGTACGCGAGGTCGTCGTGTCCTATCTGCGGGCCGGCGGTCACGCTGTCATCGAGGCGGCCGACGGAGAGCTCGCCCTGGCGGCGGCCCGCGACGATCCTGTCGACCTGGTCGTCCTCGACCTGATGCTGCCTGGCATCGACGGTCTCGAGGCATGTCGTCGGCTGCGGGCTCGCTCTGACGTGCCGATCATCATGCTCACCGCCCTCGGCAGTGAGACGGACCGCGTGATCGGGCTGGAACGCGGTGCCGACGACTACGTCACCAAGCCCTTCAGCCCTCGCGAGCTCGTGCTGCGAGTGGAGTCGGTGCTGCGCCGGGTGGGTGAGCGGCGGCATCCGGCAGCGGTCGTCGTCGACGGGGATCTGCTCGTCGATCCTGCCCAGCATCTCGCCACGTTGTCAGGGGATGCGCTCCAGCTGACCGTACGCGAGTTCGACCTGCTGCGGTTCATGGCTGCCAACCCCGGCGTCGCATACTCGCGGGAGGACCTGCTGCGTGAGGTCTGGGGCTGGTCGTTCGGCGATCAGTCGACCGTGACCGTGCACGTTCGTCGACTGCGGGAGAAGCTGGAGCGGGACCCGACCCGGCCCACTCGACTCGTGACCGTGTGGGGTGTCGGTTACCGCTGGGATCCACAGGTGCGCGCCGATGCCTGATCAGGTGGCGATCGGGCTGATCGCCATCGGCTGGGCCGGCGCGATGGGTGCCCTTGGCCTGGCCCTGGCCTATCTCACGCGGCGACGCTCGCTGCGCTGGTCATCGGCGTTGGTGGCCATCGTGGCGGTCGCCGCGGTGGTGGCCGGGGTGATCGGCACCGCCAACGCGATGTTCCTCTCCGCCCACGACTTCGGTGTCGTCCTCCTGGTCTGTCTGGTGGCCGGCGTGGTGGCGATCGGGGTGGCCGCCGCCGTCGCGTCGCTGGTCCTGCGCAGCTCCCGCAGGTTGACGCGCGGCGCCCGCGAGTTCGGGGAGACCGGGGAGTACGAGGACACAGTCGACGGACCGGCGGAGTTCCAGGAGCTGTCGGCCGAGCTCTCGCGGGCGAGTAGCCGGTTGAGTGAGTCCCGTCAGCGCGAACGCCGCCTGGAGACCTCGCGTCGTGAGTTGGTCGCGTGGGTGTCGCACGACCTCCGCAGTCCGTTGGCTGGGCTGCGTGCCATGACCGAGGCACTCGAAGATGGCATGGTCGACGATCCGAACCGCTACCACGCCCAGATGCGAGCCGAGGTGGATCGGATGGTTCGGATGGTCGACGACCTGTTCGAGCTGTCCCGAATCCATGCCGGTGTCCTGCAGCTCTCGCTGCAGCGAGTCTCTCTGGCCGACGTCGTGTCGGAGGCCATCGCGGGCGCCGACCCGGTCGCCCGGACTGTCGGCGTCCGGCTGGGAGGTTCGGTTGCTCAGGACGTCATCGTGCATGCCGACCCCGCGGGGCTGTCCCGGGTCGTGGCGAACCTGGTCACCAATGCCATCCGTCATACCCCTGCCGACGGGATCGTCTCCATCACCGGACGGCAGCTGGAGGATGCGATCGAGCTGTCCGTCAGCGATGGCTGCGGTGGCATCCCGGACAGTGATCTGCCAAGAGTCTTCGACCTGGCCTGGCGAGGAAGCGCAGCCCGGACCCCGTCGACCGGAGACCTCAACGGCACCGGTGCCGGTCTCGGCCTGGCCATCGTGAAGGGGATCGTCGAGGCACATCATGGCGACGTCCAGGTCCACAATGAGCCGCCCGGCTGCCGCTTCCTGGTGACCCTGCCCAGGGTCTGGCAGGCGAGCTGAGCAGCTGGACACAGACTACGGTGGCGGTGGCGACCAGCAGGGGTCGCCGGAACTACCATGCATGCGGCCAGGAGCCGATCACCGATGGATTGTCATGAAGGAGTAGCCAGTGACCGAGACCATGTGGGCCTATCGGATGAGCGGCCCGCGCGAGCTCGAGCGGATCACCGCCAGCCGCTTGTCGGAGTCGGATCTGCAGGCCGGTGACATCTTGGTCGAGATCGAGGTGGGCGGGATCTGTGGCAGCGACCTGTCCTACTTCAACGGCGGACTCCCGCGCCGACCGCTGCCTGTCGACGATCCGACCGGAATCCCGGTCGGTGGTTCGTTGCACGAGATCGTGGGTCTGGTCCGAGCGAGCCGGGATCCCAGCCGTCGGGTCGGTTCCCGCGTCGTCGGCTGGGCCACCACTCACCAGGGATTGGCCGAACTGACGGTCACGCCGGGCACCTCGGTGATCGAGTACGGGCCCGAGTGGTCACCCCGCGAAGCCGTCGCCCTGCAGTCGTTGGCCTGCGTGATCTACGCCTTGGACCGGATCTCCGCTGACTTCACCGGGCGCACCGTCGCGGTGATCGGCCTCGGCCCGATCGGTGTGCTGTTCAGCCATGTCGCCAAGTCCCGCGGCGCTGCGCAGGTGATCGGTGTCGATCAGGTCGATCGGAGTGATCTTGCCTCGGCCTTCGGCGTCGACGAGTTCGTCTGGTCGAGGGCGGAGCGTTGGGCCGCCCGGATCGGCGATGACGCTCGTCCGGATGTGGTCATCGAGGCGGTGGGGCACAACACCGAGACCCTGGTGGACGCCATCGAGGCGGCTGCGCCCAAGGGGGTCGTCTTCTACTTCGGGGTCCCTGACCAGGCGTACTACGCCTTCCCGATGGACCGGTTCTTCCGCAAGCATCTGACGTTGATCGGCGGTGTCACCGGAGACCGATCGGGATCGCTGACGAAGGCCGAGGAGTATGCGCGTGCGTATCCAGGGCTGTTCGGCAGCTATCTGACCCACCACTTCCCCATCGCTGAAGCGCAACGGGCATACGAGCATGCCGTCCGGCCGGCGCCGGGGCAGCTCAAGATCACGATCGGGTTCGATCAATGAGTTTCACACGACCCGCTGAGTGACAAATCTGCGGCTCAAACCGCTCGCGTCGGCGTGTCGCGGCCTCCGTCATCGTTGAGCCATGGGTTTGTCCCGTGGATCGGCCGGACGGGGGAACCGACGGTGACGGTGGCGTCTCGCTCGTCGTCGATGACGACCTCGACCTCGAAGCCGGCCTGTCGCATCTCCCCTGCCGTGATGACTGCCTGGTCTCGACCGGTCTCGATCAGCAGATGTCCGCCGGCACGCAACCAGGACGGCGCTTCGGCAATGATCCGGCGATGGACGTCGGCTCCGTCACCGCCACCGTCCAGGGCCTGGTGCGGCTCATGGTCACGAGCCTCGCGCGGCATCAGGGTGATGGCCTCGGTCGGCACATACGGGGCGTTGGCCACGATCACGTCGACTCGCCCGTGAAGCGCTGCAGGCAAGGGATCGTAGAGATCACCGATCAGTGCCACCGCCGAGTCAGTCAGGTTCTGTCGGGCGTAGCCGACGGCAACCGGGTCGATGTCCGCCGCATACAACTCCCGGATCTGGCCAGAGCGCTGCAGCACGGCGGCCACCGCCGCGACACCGCAGCACAACTCGACGACCACGGCCTTGCCCCCAGACTGAGCCAGGTCGTCGAGTCGGGCCAGCGCCTGCTCGGCCAGCAGTTCGGTGCGCACTCGCGGCACGAACACGCCGGGCCCGACCGCGATCCGCAAGCCAGCGAAGGCAACCCAACCCAGCAAGGGCTCCAGAGGTGCGCCCGCCGCCCGTGCGGACACCAGTCGTTCCAGCCCAACCGCATCATCCCTGGCAGCCTCGAGCAGCAAAGTCGCCTCGTCCTCGGCGTAGACGCAGCCGGCCGCGCGGAGTCGAGCCACCACCTCACTCAGGTCCAGCCCGACCGATTCA from Microlunatus phosphovorus NM-1 includes:
- a CDS encoding lactonase family protein; translation: MITKTQRLLGRSLVAAVALGATLGLSGTAQASQAPVAGHVYQATNNANGNAIAVFDRTANGTLRAHGTVATGGRGTGASLASQGGVTREGSLLFVVNGGDDSVSVLSTKGGSLRLRDRISSGGEHPVSVTVHHGIGYVLNHDSDAIAGFRYTPSGELRKLPGSTRHLTHPKGGGMTDAAQVQFSPDGRSLVVTERGTNAIDTFTVRRGYASRAHAHSSAGMVPYGFDFDRHGTLVVSEAASGSASSYRVAPRFRAVTKALGNTQAAACWVVVSGHYAWVVNAASNSISSYRVHRNGSLTLVKAIAGSTGAGPTDAAVTPDGRYLEVRLGDGSVQSFRIHTNGTLTSVDTERVTMNYGIAGLATD
- a CDS encoding putative immunity protein; this translates as MRDPRFITIRRGGTLTDSDHRLLALWAASCAEHVLELFESAHPGDPRPRQAIDHIRAWVRGEVTMMESRAAGGHAMGAARDKRGAARFAAYAAGQAGAVAHVAAHDLGAAAYAIKAVRAVAPPGEAGVAGRLECQWQRDQLPDEIRELVLDDQRLRSDICWSAFD
- a CDS encoding VOC family protein — its product is MYLENLVFDAVDPQRLGRFWEAVVGGERLTDEPGGFETRLTVEGGPVLDLCFQRVAEPPSKLPRLHPDLYGGHRQQEEVDRLIGLGARPLDIGQGDVPWVVLADPEGNPCCVMEDRAAYVDTGPIAALPLDSADPDSDVGFWSWLTGWIEAPGAGLPSLRHPSRRGPLLELCPERRPKDSPKNRLHLDVRLEPEEDPDGIAVAIAQRGGRELPRDRDDLPWRIYADPSGNEFCVLPARS
- a CDS encoding FAD-dependent monooxygenase; its protein translation is MANILISGAGIAGPSVAFWLAGSGHRVVVVERSADLRLGGQAVDLRGAGRTVIERMGLLPAIRTLALRQRGMSWVDGRGRVRARMGVDAFDGEGFISELEILRGDIASVLFDATRDAVEYVFDDTITELAQDADGVDVAFARTQRQRFDLVIGADGLGSVVRNLAFGDGKRSLGCLISWFTAPDPGDLDGWYEMYLAGSGRNASIRPGRVAGEAKASLGLRMPRGMAVPTSRQEQKELLARQFDGVGWRVPQLMSAMENATDFASAELGQIHLPSWSQGRVALIGDAAASPSPLTGLGTSVALVQAYVLAGELLTANGDHRRAFARYDQVCRPYVTSAQELPPGGAAGFAPRSELAIRLQTLGMRYATRWPMRPMLEKQFSKAADLALPDYPAVPES
- a CDS encoding TetR/AcrR family transcriptional regulator C-terminal domain-containing protein; its protein translation is MPVSASERIVAELRARIDSGELAPGDLLPSARRISRDWHVAIATATRVHAGLREAGLAETLPGVGVVVRRPKPRATSRAPLRTQVVVATAIAIADTEGMDGVSMRRLAVELDLAPMSLYRYVSDKDDLRTKMLDAALAQWQPPERGDAGWRECLEAAGRGLWQLFRRHPWLAATLSLARPPIVPGGIGWTEWVLSALNGYELDLSTRFDIHLALFGLIHGMASNLETETAATAATGLNADEWMDEQLPALRAIVTEAGYPHLHRLVHTTYDFSLDRVVERSLRYFLDGLEVELKGAMARRSG
- a CDS encoding type II toxin-antitoxin system Phd/YefM family antitoxin codes for the protein MKTMSYTESRAKYAEVLDAVVNDREEVVITRAGHEPAVIVSLDDYESLKETAYLLRSPANARRLLASIDELESGKGVERELME
- a CDS encoding Txe/YoeB family addiction module toxin; translation: MKVVFSTRGWDDYLWWQRQDRKLLNRINQLIRDVMRNGNEGIGKPEPLKHGFQGYWSRRINDEHRLVYKVVDDEVRVAACRYHYER
- a CDS encoding NUDIX domain-containing protein, which encodes MTSIFLIRADRMLLLYRVGSSAVRDSWVGIGGHVDPDEIREPTQAALRELEEEVGLSPDQIRDLTLRYVSLRDNGEELRITYYFTATSHQMSPIPTNAQRASSAGSRSPPTWRTYLPMPPTTSVALKHWLSRGRHDNLLRSIVMASDGPHVLPLAGE
- a CDS encoding class I SAM-dependent methyltransferase; its protein translation is MATYTHGHHESVLRSHRSRTAQTSAAYLLPLLKPTDQLLDVGAGPGTITADLAGLVAKVTATEIGPDELELARATAADRNVVNIDFRVADVHALEFDDATFDVTHAHQVLQHVVDPVQAFRELARVTKPGGIVAVRDSDYSAFCWWPALPELDTWLDLYRTAARENGGEPDAGRRLLSWAHAAGLIDVVATSSTWCYATPESRAGWGGMWADRIINSAIARQLIESGHATSAELQAISKAWNQWAADDDGWISILHSEVVCRIS